The Kluyveromyces lactis strain NRRL Y-1140 chromosome D complete sequence genome has a window encoding:
- the SST2 gene encoding GTPase-activating protein SST2 (similar to uniprot|P11972 Saccharomyces cerevisiae YLR452C SST2 Protein involved in desensitization to alpha-factor pheromone member of the RGS (regulator of G-protein signalling) family GTPase-activating protein) gives MVSESNKKEKTLHELFSNSFDRSPDGSILTHELKTVFSIMIICLPLEEKPRSSSNRLLNFAKKSFPFTFSITEAIDLLQELELNVEMNSTSIYISYSIKPELGYQLLNTFMKAKLLHTPADKTRSRPKENILLQPTPKGVAVTCDYARKFALKELPPILTSNFNTMNLFKFERNTLDDSVIQSEYFINLLFNKVMGPKPNIWSPKNPTDKIPKLSDLLDQRSSDVFSFENVSPDFAVNELGENPKNNVSGNSQSQHTENNLHSLNSRQLEDEDRESPFAYRFFSNPDSDSHIQYYVSDCGLRLFGNKTFGKGMFIDYCFTTKALWQWLMECTDIMYPKECVAVAALFLKYGLITPILLPPSQNSKKKFLISKTAHYTLTQAGWDVIQWGVDGLPKIPHFMDGVKIGTDTENYGGVNCSVKLSSRSLPGNSQLKSGHDFGTKNVMVSNYDVSSDSSSSSGTGDDNYNPDGLKLLSLKQILADPGMRYLFREHLCKDMCAENLDVYFEITKFLKRMSVLRKLIESRNQSEHNKMDLREWKTGGSTKLKDTIQSALLKQTSECLSLVYHIYSSYIALGSPYQLNIDHNVRETITGIIFHPQSPTKTAFDTSGKENCSRAISDASVNRPLSLDPAARKKCVEHKVQSHSNTSMPLAPTPLNKGTESYVIIHAISMLKDLYQLLEKIRNTVFIMMKNDSLPKFLATESYRDAISLITANK, from the coding sequence ATGGTCTCGGAGtcaaataaaaaggaaaaaacGCTGCATGAATTGTTTTCTAATAGCTTCGACCGCTCACCCGATGGCTCAATATTAACTCATGAACTGAAAACAGTATTTTCTATTATGATAATATGTCTTCCGCTGGAGGAAAAACCAAGATCAAGTAGCAATCGACTCTTGAATTTCGCTAAGAAAAGTTTTCCGTTCACATTTTCAATTACGGAGGCTATTGATCTACTACAGGAGCTGGAGCTTAATGTGGAAATGAATTCCACTAGTATCTACATCAGTTATTCCATCAAACCAGAACTGGGATACCAGCTATTGAACACTTTTATGAAAGCTAAATTACTACATACACCTGCGGATAAGACAAGAAGTCGGCCAAAAGAGAACATTCTTTTGCAGCCGACTCCTAAAGGGGTGGCCGTAACGTGTGATTATGCCAGGAAGTTTGCATTGAAAGAGCTGCCTCCAATATTAACTTCAAACTTCAATACgatgaatcttttcaagtTCGAGCGAAATACGTTAGATGATTCTGTCATTCAAAGCGAATACTTCATAAATCTATTGTTCAACAAGGTCATGGGTCCAAAACCTAATATATGGTCCCCAAAAAATCCAACAGATAAAATTCCTAAGCTCTCTGACTTATTGGATCAAAGAAGCTCAGATgttttctcatttgaaaatgtgTCACCAGACTTCGCCGTAAACGAGCTTGGTGAAAACCCTAAAAATAATGTTTCAGGAAATTCACAGTCTCAACATACTGAAAACAATCTACATTCGTTAAACTCTCGACaacttgaagatgaggacAGAGAATCTCCGTTTGCATATagatttttttcaaatccaGATTCTGACTCTCACATTCAATATTATGTGAGTGATTGTGGGCTTCGATTGTTCGGGAACAAAACTTTTGGAAAAGGAATGTTTATTGACTACTGTTTCACCACAAAAGCCCTTTGGCAATGGTTGATGGAATGTACTGATATAATGTACCCTAAAGAATGTGTTGCAGTTGCAGCACTCTTTCTGAAATACGGCCTAATTACACCAATCTTATTACCTCCCAGTCAAAACAGCAAGAAAAAGTttctaatttcaaaaacAGCACACTATACATTGACCCAAGCCGGTTGGGACGTAATTCAATGGGGAGTAGATGGGCTACCCAAGATTCCGCATTTCATGGACGGGGTTAAAATCGGAACGGATACTGAGAATTATGGCGGCGTTAATTGCAGCGTAAAACTCTCCAGTCGTTCACTCCCAGGTAATTCTCAGCTCAAAAGCGGACATGATTTTGGAACCAAAAATGTAATGGTGTCGAACTATGATGTAAGCTCGGATTCAAGTTCGAGCTCAGGTACTGGGGACGATAATTATAATCCTGACGGTTTAAAGTTGCTGTCTCTCAAACAAATTCTGGCTGATCCTGGGATGCGATATCTTTTTAGAGAGCATCTTTGCAAAGACATGTGTGCAGAAAACCTAGACGTATACTTTGAAATAACGAAGTTTTTAAAAAGAATGTCGGTTCTGCGAAAACTCATTGAGTCTCGAAACCAGAGCGAACACAATAAGATGGATCTAAGGGAATGGAAAACTGGTGGTAGTACTAAACTGAAAGATACAATTCAATCAGCTCTTTTAAAACAAACTAGCGAATGCCTTTCGCTGGTTTACCATATTTACTCCTCTTATATTGCACTGGGGTCTCCGTATCAACTTAATATTGATCATAACGTTAGAGAAACAATTACTGGAATAATATTCCACCCTCAGTCTCCAACTAAAACTGCGTTCGACACTTCAGGCAAGGAAAATTGTTCAAGAGCCATTTCGGATGCATCTGTTAATAGACCCTTAAGCCTCGATCCTGCTGCCCGGAAGAAATGCGTGGAGCATAAAGTACAATCCCATAGTAACACGTCAATGCCATTGGCGCCGACACCTCTTAATAAGGGTACTGAGTCATACGTCATTATTCATGCTATATCAATGTTGAAGGATTTGTATCAGTTACTGGAAAAAATCAGAAATACCGTATTTATCATGATGAAGAACGACTCTTTGCCCAAATTCCTGGCAACAGAATCGTATAGGGACGCAATTTCATTAATAACTGCTAACAAGTAG